From the Chloroflexus aurantiacus J-10-fl genome, one window contains:
- the aroF gene encoding 3-deoxy-7-phosphoheptulonate synthase, translating to MLVVMEAHATAEQIEAVCAEIRAMGFTPHPMPGPTRTAIGITGNQGPIEQAGRLQRLPGVSQLIRVTAPYKRVSREFKELDTVVDVGGIPIGGSGITIIAGPCTVESREQTFNVARAVQAAGAVILRGGAYKPRTSPYSFQGLGEAGLQILAEARALTGMPVVTEVMDTETLPLVVQYADMLQIGARNMQNYSLLRAVGRTRHPVLLKRGFAATVKDLLLAAEYILAEGNPNVVLCERGIRTFDDSLRFTLDLGAVPLIKQLSHLPVIVDPSHASGRADMVIPMARAAIAAGADGLIIEVHDNPAFAVCDGTQSLVPESFADLMKQLHRVAAAIERPLVRCDVAQTK from the coding sequence ATGCTAGTAGTCATGGAAGCACATGCCACGGCGGAGCAGATCGAAGCGGTCTGCGCTGAAATCCGGGCGATGGGATTCACTCCACATCCGATGCCTGGGCCAACACGCACAGCCATCGGAATTACAGGAAATCAAGGCCCAATTGAACAGGCCGGACGATTACAACGGTTGCCCGGCGTGAGTCAATTGATCCGGGTCACAGCACCCTACAAACGGGTGAGCCGGGAATTCAAAGAGCTGGACACCGTTGTCGACGTTGGTGGCATTCCCATCGGTGGATCGGGCATTACCATCATTGCCGGGCCATGTACGGTCGAAAGCCGCGAACAGACCTTCAATGTAGCAAGAGCGGTACAGGCCGCCGGTGCAGTCATCCTCCGTGGTGGGGCCTATAAACCGCGCACCTCACCCTATTCCTTTCAGGGATTGGGGGAGGCCGGCTTACAAATTCTGGCTGAAGCACGGGCGTTAACCGGGATGCCGGTGGTCACGGAAGTGATGGACACCGAGACACTACCGCTCGTCGTGCAGTATGCCGACATGCTGCAAATCGGTGCGCGCAATATGCAAAACTACTCGCTGTTGCGGGCAGTTGGGCGTACCCGCCACCCGGTACTACTCAAACGCGGCTTTGCGGCTACCGTGAAGGATTTGTTGCTGGCGGCAGAGTATATTCTGGCCGAAGGTAACCCAAACGTTGTTTTGTGTGAACGAGGTATTCGCACGTTCGATGACAGTCTGCGCTTTACCCTTGATCTGGGAGCGGTGCCCTTGATCAAGCAGCTTTCGCACCTACCGGTCATTGTTGATCCGTCGCATGCCAGTGGTCGGGCCGACATGGTGATTCCGATGGCGCGAGCTGCCATTGCTGCCGGCGCTGATGGTTTGATCATTGAGGTGCATGACAATCCAGCTTTTGCCGTTTGCGACGGGACACAGTCACTGGTGCCTGAGAGTTTTGCCGATCTGATGAAGCAATTGCATCGGGTAGCAGCAGCCATCGAGCGACCTCTGGTGCGTTGTGACGTAGCTCAGACAAAGTAG